A single window of Pseudomonas benzenivorans DNA harbors:
- a CDS encoding TIGR00730 family Rossman fold protein, which produces MTLRSICVFCGASPGAQPIYRQAAENLGRHLAEQGLRLVYGGGAVGLMGVVADAAMAAGGEVVGIIPQSLERAEIGHQGLSRLEVVDGMHARKARMAELSDAFIALPGGLGTLEELFEVWTWGQLGYHSKPLGLLDVGGFYSKLGDFLDHLVAERFVRSQHRAMLQLADSPAELLQALRQWQPNVAPKWVDRKPD; this is translated from the coding sequence ATGACCTTGCGCTCAATCTGCGTGTTCTGCGGCGCCAGCCCCGGTGCCCAGCCGATCTACCGTCAGGCCGCGGAGAACCTCGGCCGGCACCTGGCCGAACAGGGCCTGCGCCTGGTCTATGGCGGCGGTGCGGTTGGCCTGATGGGGGTGGTGGCAGACGCGGCGATGGCCGCCGGCGGAGAAGTCGTCGGCATCATCCCGCAGAGCCTGGAGCGCGCGGAAATCGGCCACCAGGGCCTGAGCCGCCTGGAAGTGGTGGACGGCATGCATGCCCGCAAGGCGCGCATGGCCGAACTCAGCGACGCCTTCATCGCCCTGCCCGGCGGCCTCGGGACCCTGGAGGAACTCTTCGAGGTGTGGACCTGGGGCCAGCTCGGCTACCACAGCAAGCCGCTGGGCCTGCTGGATGTCGGCGGTTTCTACAGCAAGCTCGGTGACTTTCTCGATCACCTGGTGGCCGAACGCTTCGTCCGCTCCCAGCACCGCGCCATGCTGCAGCTCGCCGATTCACCGGCCGAGCTGCTGCAGGCGCTGCGCCAGTGGCAGCCGAATGTGGCGCCGAAGTGGGTCGATCGCAAACCCGACTGA
- a CDS encoding glycerophosphodiester phosphodiesterase, which produces MLRLARFLLAPVLVVAIALLMLAQFSRPVAPPPVLAALGERPLVIAHRGGKGLWPENSLFAFERASALGVDMLEMDLRRSSDGELVVIHDSTLERTTDGQGLVAEHSLEQLQALDAGYRWTADGGQSYPYRGQGIRIPRLIEVLEGLPEVAKAIEIKVPDAGLEAQLCQLLEASGQGQRVLVGSFHERSLQRFRELCPGVATSAGPSSVRLLLTLDWLGLGRVLSPSYQALQIPERHGNWPIASASLMRTARDRGLNVLLWTVNEQPAMRRLLELGAGGLITDHPERALELLGRSTRISALDE; this is translated from the coding sequence GTGCTGGTGGTTGCCATCGCGTTGCTGATGCTCGCGCAGTTCAGCCGGCCGGTGGCACCGCCCCCCGTGCTGGCCGCACTGGGCGAGCGCCCGCTGGTGATCGCCCACCGCGGCGGCAAGGGACTGTGGCCGGAAAACAGCCTGTTCGCCTTCGAGCGGGCCAGCGCCCTGGGCGTGGACATGCTGGAGATGGACCTGCGGCGCTCCAGCGATGGCGAGCTCGTGGTGATCCACGACAGCACCCTGGAGCGCACCACCGACGGCCAGGGGCTGGTGGCCGAGCACAGCCTTGAACAGCTGCAAGCCCTGGATGCCGGCTACCGGTGGACAGCCGACGGCGGCCAGAGCTACCCCTATCGCGGGCAGGGCATCCGCATCCCGCGCCTGATCGAAGTGCTCGAGGGCTTGCCGGAGGTGGCCAAGGCCATCGAGATCAAGGTGCCCGACGCCGGCCTGGAAGCGCAGCTCTGTCAGCTGCTGGAAGCCAGCGGTCAGGGTCAGCGGGTGCTGGTCGGCAGCTTCCACGAGCGCAGCCTGCAACGGTTCCGCGAGCTGTGCCCGGGCGTCGCCACCTCCGCCGGCCCCAGCTCTGTGCGCCTGCTGCTGACGCTCGACTGGCTGGGCCTGGGCCGTGTGCTGTCGCCCTCCTACCAGGCGCTGCAGATCCCCGAGCGTCACGGCAACTGGCCTATCGCCAGCGCCAGCCTGATGCGGACCGCCCGCGATCGCGGCCTCAATGTACTGCTGTGGACCGTCAACGAGCAGCCGGCAATGCGTCGTCTGCTCGAACTTGGCGCCGGCGGACTGATCACCGACCACCCGGAGCGTGCTCTTGAACTGCTTGGTCGCTCGACCCGGATCAGCGCGCTGGATGAATGA
- a CDS encoding transglutaminase family protein: MSKAAYQIIHDTHYRYSAPVSLAQQLAHLWPRQCPWQRCHERQLHVSPQPCQRRDELDVFGNPLTRLVFERPHDALEVGARLHIEVLERPPLALPDSPPWERISGALSYSGRALSATLLDAARYRFESPYVRLKQAFVDYSADCFPARRPLLVAVQALMGKIFSEFTFDAVATQVATPLMQVLEERRGVCQDFAHLMLACLRSRGLAARYVSGYLLTQPPPGQPRLIGADASHAWISVYCPRQGWVDFDPTNNIRPSLEHITLAWGRDFADVSPLRGVILGGGSHDPEVQVTVLPLAETVAPR; the protein is encoded by the coding sequence ATGAGCAAAGCGGCCTATCAGATCATCCACGACACCCACTACCGCTACTCGGCACCGGTGTCCCTGGCTCAGCAGCTGGCTCACCTGTGGCCCCGCCAGTGCCCCTGGCAGCGTTGTCACGAGCGCCAGTTGCACGTCAGTCCGCAGCCCTGCCAGCGCCGCGACGAGCTGGACGTATTCGGTAATCCGTTGACCCGTCTGGTATTCGAGCGGCCCCATGACGCCCTGGAGGTCGGCGCGCGCCTGCATATCGAGGTGCTGGAGCGGCCGCCCCTGGCGCTGCCCGATTCGCCTCCCTGGGAGCGCATCAGTGGCGCGCTCAGCTACAGCGGTCGGGCACTCTCGGCAACCCTGCTGGACGCCGCTCGCTACCGTTTCGAGTCGCCCTACGTGCGGCTCAAACAGGCCTTCGTCGACTATTCGGCCGATTGCTTCCCGGCCAGGCGTCCACTGCTGGTGGCGGTGCAGGCGCTGATGGGCAAGATCTTCAGCGAGTTCACCTTCGATGCCGTGGCCACTCAAGTGGCTACGCCCTTGATGCAGGTGCTGGAGGAGCGTCGCGGCGTGTGTCAGGACTTCGCCCACCTGATGCTCGCCTGCCTGCGTTCCCGTGGCCTGGCCGCGCGCTACGTCAGCGGCTACCTGCTGACCCAGCCGCCGCCCGGCCAGCCCCGGCTGATCGGGGCCGACGCCTCGCATGCCTGGATATCGGTGTATTGCCCGCGCCAGGGGTGGGTCGACTTCGACCCGACCAACAACATCCGCCCGTCCCTGGAGCACATCACCCTGGCCTGGGGCCGCGACTTCGCCGATGTCTCGCCGTTGCGCGGGGTGATCCTCGGCGGCGGCAGCCATGACCCGGAGGTCCAGGTCACGGTGCTGCCGCTGGCCGAGACGGTGGCGCCGCGCTGA